The following proteins are co-located in the Verrucomicrobiia bacterium genome:
- a CDS encoding PaaI family thioesterase gives MRPIPRTRSCFVCGVSNPLGFRLAMRTDGRWVEAPVTFRAEHVGFRNTIHGGLIATLLDEVMVWACGVGAKRFAYCAEMTVRYRRPVAPGVSMVVKAELVEDRKGRILIARGLVVSEEDGQVHAEATGKYMPMGEGDSAFMGEDFIEDPAVILERGGAA, from the coding sequence ATGCGGCCGATTCCCAGGACCCGATCGTGTTTTGTGTGCGGTGTGTCGAACCCGCTGGGTTTTCGTCTGGCGATGCGGACGGACGGGCGATGGGTGGAGGCGCCGGTCACCTTCCGGGCCGAGCACGTGGGGTTTCGGAACACCATCCACGGGGGTCTGATTGCGACGTTGCTGGATGAGGTGATGGTCTGGGCGTGCGGGGTGGGGGCGAAGCGGTTTGCGTACTGTGCCGAGATGACGGTGCGGTACCGGCGGCCGGTGGCGCCGGGGGTATCGATGGTGGTGAAGGCGGAGCTGGTGGAGGACCGGAAGGGGCGGATCCTGATCGCGCGGGGGCTGGTGGTGTCGGAGGAGGACGGGCAGGTGCATGCGGAGGCGACGGGCAAGTACATGCCGATGGGGGAGGGGGACAGCGCATTCATGGGGGAGGATTTCATCGAGGACCCGGCGGTCATCCTGGAGAGGGGCGGTGCGGCTTAA